The following are from one region of the Sulfurimicrobium lacus genome:
- a CDS encoding HD-GYP domain-containing protein, whose translation MADNSTITMDQLRVGLYVDLELSWFEHPFAFSHFKIKSEDQIKIIRSLGLKTVRYNPALSDSVPAQKNAAPETAPKPVPEMASKAAPEMSQEPEVVETNPDILEAIAAKRVMMERNKAQREAAARIENAFVNTAKAIRDIEKDLFVRPAETVRQATELITQIAESILCAPELAIHVMGDKTGGEELYFHSLNVTTLSMMMAREIRLPQEVVGVLGMGALFHDIGCKDIPKRILMKTEPLTQAERHLFEMHCQYGVEAGQRLKFAPAVLAIIGEHHELFDGSGYPEKLKGESVGLLSRIVVIANHYDELCNPLNVAEALTPNEALSLMFAKLRSKFDPKLLQVFIRCLGVYPPGTIVQLSNGVIGMVATVNTTKPMKPVLVIYDANIPKAEAILVDLERETDLIIAKAIRPAQVPREVYNYLSPRKRVSYYFDAGQPGQEGGAV comes from the coding sequence ATGGCAGATAATTCCACAATCACGATGGATCAACTCCGGGTCGGGCTGTATGTCGACCTCGAACTCAGCTGGTTCGAGCATCCCTTTGCCTTCAGCCATTTCAAGATCAAATCCGAGGACCAGATCAAGATCATCCGCAGCCTGGGGCTGAAGACCGTTCGTTATAACCCGGCCCTGAGCGATAGCGTCCCGGCGCAAAAAAATGCTGCGCCGGAAACGGCGCCGAAACCGGTTCCCGAGATGGCGTCGAAGGCTGCGCCAGAGATGTCGCAGGAGCCTGAAGTGGTTGAAACGAACCCGGACATTCTGGAGGCGATTGCGGCAAAGCGCGTCATGATGGAGCGGAACAAAGCGCAGCGCGAGGCTGCGGCGCGCATCGAGAACGCCTTCGTCAATACGGCCAAGGCCATTCGCGATATCGAGAAGGACCTTTTTGTCCGGCCGGCAGAAACCGTGCGTCAGGCGACGGAGCTCATCACGCAAATCGCCGAGTCGATTCTTTGCGCGCCGGAACTTGCCATTCATGTCATGGGCGACAAGACGGGAGGGGAAGAGCTTTATTTTCATTCCCTGAATGTCACCACGCTGTCGATGATGATGGCCCGTGAAATCCGGCTGCCGCAAGAAGTGGTCGGCGTGCTGGGGATGGGCGCGCTGTTTCACGACATCGGGTGCAAGGATATCCCGAAGCGGATTCTCATGAAGACCGAGCCGCTGACCCAGGCGGAGCGCCACCTTTTTGAAATGCATTGTCAATACGGCGTGGAAGCGGGGCAGCGCCTGAAGTTCGCGCCAGCTGTCCTGGCCATCATCGGAGAGCATCACGAGCTTTTCGATGGCAGCGGCTACCCGGAAAAACTCAAGGGCGAGTCGGTCGGATTGCTTTCCCGCATCGTAGTCATTGCCAACCACTACGATGAGCTTTGCAACCCGCTCAACGTCGCCGAAGCCCTGACGCCGAATGAGGCGCTGTCACTGATGTTCGCCAAGCTGCGCAGTAAATTCGACCCCAAGTTGTTGCAGGTCTTCATCCGGTGTCTGGGCGTGTATCCGCCGGGCACGATCGTGCAGCTTTCCAATGGCGTGATCGGCATGGTCGCCACAGTCAATACCACCAAGCCGATGAAGCCTGTGCTCGTGATTTACGACGCGAATATCCCCAAGGCAGAGGCGATTCTCGTTGACCTCGAGCGCGAAACGGATTTGATTATCGCCAAGGCCATCAGGCCGGCGCAGGTGCCGAGGGAGGTTTATAACTATCTCAGTCCACGCAAGCGGGTCAGCTATTACTTTGACGCAGGCCAGCCCGGGCAGGAAGGGGGGGCGGTATGA
- a CDS encoding ATP-binding protein: MSSLAQLMLDHSPQMMLLVEPIQLQIIMANRVTAQKLGYSEEKLLAMTITDIESSLQDVFYWEDVRSGQYLDIEGHEGLYQCADGSMLTVTKSVRVVDHDGSPLLLVQAKDMQNERKVEDALEQTLSQLRATLESTGNGILVVDWQGRIASMNHLFSTMWAIPEDLLEERNDVAILEFMAGHVVEVDAFRSRLLAIVDRGETEDLFRLRDGRVFECKSRPQYLGEHIVGRVFGFDDITERTRAEEALRESRDKLEERVRARTADLQTANAALLADKVRQEELIKKLEEAHNQLLQSEKMASIGQLAAGVAHEINNPIGFVNSNLGTLQRYVDNLLKLLGAYEKIEGALADDIRQDIRRLKGEVDAAFLREDIGNLLTESLDGMQRVKRIVQDLKDFSHVDKSELEWANLEVGLDSTLNVVWNELKYKAKVVKEYGGIPQIQCIPSQLNQVFMNLLINAAHAIEDQGQITIRTGHDEKNVWVEVHDTGQGIKPEHLERIFDPFFTTKPVGKGTGLGLSLSYGIVHKHGGHIEVKSEVGKGSVFRVVLPISSQELTASPRE, encoded by the coding sequence ATGAGCAGCCTGGCGCAATTGATGCTGGATCACAGCCCGCAAATGATGTTGCTGGTGGAGCCGATCCAGTTGCAGATCATTATGGCCAACCGGGTGACAGCCCAGAAGCTCGGGTATTCCGAGGAAAAACTGCTGGCCATGACGATCACGGATATCGAGAGCTCATTACAGGACGTCTTTTATTGGGAAGATGTCCGTAGCGGCCAATATCTAGACATCGAGGGCCACGAGGGGCTCTATCAATGTGCCGATGGTTCGATGCTGACGGTCACGAAATCCGTGCGCGTCGTCGATCATGACGGATCGCCTCTTTTGCTGGTACAGGCGAAGGACATGCAGAACGAGCGCAAGGTCGAGGATGCGCTGGAGCAAACGCTGTCGCAACTTCGGGCGACCCTGGAATCGACCGGCAACGGGATCCTGGTGGTCGATTGGCAAGGGCGCATCGCCAGCATGAACCATCTGTTCAGCACAATGTGGGCGATTCCGGAAGACCTGCTGGAGGAGCGTAACGACGTCGCCATTCTCGAATTCATGGCCGGGCATGTGGTCGAGGTCGATGCCTTTCGTTCGCGCTTGCTGGCGATCGTGGACAGAGGCGAGACCGAGGACCTTTTCCGGCTCAGGGACGGACGGGTTTTCGAATGCAAGTCGCGGCCGCAATATCTCGGCGAACACATCGTGGGCCGCGTCTTCGGGTTCGATGACATCACCGAACGCACGCGGGCGGAGGAAGCGCTGCGCGAGTCCCGCGACAAACTCGAGGAGCGCGTGCGGGCACGCACCGCTGACTTGCAGACAGCGAACGCGGCGCTGCTGGCTGACAAAGTGCGCCAGGAAGAACTGATCAAAAAACTCGAAGAAGCCCACAATCAACTGCTGCAATCGGAAAAAATGGCTTCGATTGGCCAACTCGCGGCCGGCGTGGCGCACGAGATTAATAATCCCATAGGGTTCGTGAACTCCAACCTCGGGACCTTGCAGCGTTACGTGGATAACCTGCTGAAGCTTCTGGGGGCCTACGAGAAGATCGAGGGAGCGTTGGCGGACGACATCCGGCAGGATATCCGACGCTTGAAGGGGGAAGTCGATGCCGCGTTCCTGCGAGAAGATATAGGCAATCTGCTGACCGAGTCCCTGGACGGCATGCAGCGCGTAAAACGCATTGTGCAGGACCTGAAGGATTTCTCCCACGTGGACAAGTCGGAACTGGAGTGGGCCAACCTGGAAGTGGGGCTGGACAGCACCCTCAACGTGGTGTGGAACGAACTCAAGTACAAGGCCAAAGTTGTCAAGGAATACGGGGGAATCCCGCAGATCCAATGTATTCCGTCCCAACTGAACCAGGTGTTCATGAACCTGCTGATCAATGCGGCACATGCGATCGAGGATCAGGGCCAGATCACCATCCGCACCGGCCATGACGAGAAAAACGTCTGGGTGGAAGTGCACGACACCGGCCAGGGCATCAAGCCCGAACACCTGGAGCGTATCTTCGACCCGTTCTTTACGACCAAACCCGTCGGCAAAGGCACCGGGCTTGGGCTGTCGCTATCCTACGGGATCGTGCATAAGCACGGTGGGCATATCGAGGTTAAAAGTGAAGTCGGTAAAGGATCCGTTTTCAGAGTGGTGCTGCCCATTTCGTCGCAGGAATTGACGGCATCGCCGCGGGAGTAG
- a CDS encoding nucleotidyltransferase family protein translates to MNTLNILQSKRAEILALAAKHGASNVRLFGSVVRGEDREDSDVDFLVDMQENRSLFDLIGLQQDIEKAIGRKVDVLTPNSINRYLKDRILHEAAPL, encoded by the coding sequence ATGAACACACTCAACATACTACAAAGCAAAAGAGCCGAAATCTTGGCGCTTGCTGCCAAGCATGGGGCAAGCAATGTCCGCCTATTTGGTTCGGTTGTTCGTGGTGAAGACAGGGAAGACAGCGACGTGGATTTTCTGGTGGACATGCAGGAAAACCGTAGCCTGTTCGACTTGATCGGCTTGCAGCAGGACATCGAGAAGGCAATCGGCAGGAAAGTGGACGTGCTCACCCCCAACAGCATCAACCGCTACCTGAAAGACCGCATCCTCCACGAGGCTGCGCCTCTGTGA
- a CDS encoding HepT-like ribonuclease domain-containing protein: MTKDRSVYLRHIYDCIGWINEYVQAGKEDFFQDRKTQDAVVRNLEVIGQAVKDLGTDSLTAAHPETPWPQIAATRNFLAHQYLGVDLNLIWNIVEQHLPQMEQQIITIAHDEGIDLHAPDTPKSL, encoded by the coding sequence GTGACCAAAGACCGCTCTGTCTACTTACGCCATATTTACGACTGCATCGGCTGGATCAATGAATATGTGCAAGCAGGCAAGGAAGACTTCTTCCAAGACCGCAAAACCCAAGACGCTGTTGTCCGAAACCTCGAAGTAATCGGGCAAGCCGTCAAGGACTTGGGAACCGACAGCCTGACAGCCGCCCACCCCGAAACACCCTGGCCGCAAATCGCCGCCACCCGAAATTTTTTGGCGCACCAATATCTAGGTGTGGATTTGAACCTGATCTGGAATATCGTCGAACAGCACTTGCCTCAAATGGAACAGCAGATCATCACGATTGCACACGATGAAGGCATCGACCTCCATGCACCAGACACTCCAAAATCTCTGTGA
- a CDS encoding Lon protease family protein has product MPLAKLLPQQLRLTLDPAQLGFSDTSELAAEPLPWIGQERAERAARFGLSLDQPGYNLFVLGDVGSGRSSLLEVAMREEAAKRPVPPDLCYLHNFDVPERPIALRLPAGQGRVLRDMMAELAKTLRTEIPRRLSGPEFKAESERIQKAFKDEEAAVYAELTAFAAERHFTLHREDERMIFTLLGNGHAVTEDEMLALPAERKAEIDRAEQELRVEITRFVERMRPKERAANEALTQLKHRTVKPLVEHEVGNIRAAMKQQIKDSLKLGGYLDEVALDVLAHLELFGSEDAEQQADLADVLARYRVNLVVDNCGLSGAPSLVEDNPLFRSLFGSIEYQVENDVLVTDFSRIRAGSLLRAHGGFLLLHLRDLLGDPLVWEKLRRFLRSGRLQIEEPDTLYAPNPAVSLEPEAVDVAVKIILVGSREHYYELQEEEPEFGRHFRIKVDFAESFKAGADSHRAAAIFIAHTCRRMGLSHFSAAAVARLLEEMHREADDQLRLYAVFAYLEQLVTESAALAGGDLVQRSHVDAALAAKTWRHDYPDQRLHESIAEGELLIAVQGERVGRINGLTQIDLGDHRFGMPVCVSARTFPGKEGVLNIEREVQMSGPIHDKGVFILQAYFATLFAHLGPLSVNGALVFEQEYHGVEGDSASCAELYVLLSSLSGLPIRQGIAVTGALNQFGEVLPVGGLNEKIEGFFRVCSEAGLDGTQGVIIPSRNVSQLMLNAEVVEAVEQGKFHLHVIDEVGEALELLMGEPAGELDENGIYPHGSVLGLAQKTLMHYRRICHLADHPKSGRKTRHGTY; this is encoded by the coding sequence ATGCCGCTTGCCAAACTGCTTCCGCAACAGCTGCGCCTGACCCTTGATCCGGCGCAGCTGGGCTTTTCCGACACTTCCGAACTGGCTGCAGAGCCCTTGCCGTGGATCGGCCAGGAGCGCGCCGAGAGGGCGGCGCGTTTCGGTTTGTCGCTGGATCAGCCGGGTTATAACCTGTTCGTGCTGGGCGACGTGGGGAGCGGGCGCTCTTCCTTGCTGGAAGTGGCGATGCGCGAAGAGGCGGCGAAGCGGCCGGTGCCGCCCGATCTGTGTTATCTGCATAATTTCGACGTGCCCGAGCGGCCGATCGCCTTGCGCTTGCCGGCGGGGCAGGGGCGGGTGCTGCGCGACATGATGGCGGAACTGGCGAAGACCTTGCGGACGGAGATTCCGCGGCGCCTGTCCGGGCCGGAATTCAAGGCGGAGAGCGAGCGCATCCAGAAGGCGTTCAAGGATGAAGAGGCTGCCGTCTATGCGGAGCTGACCGCCTTTGCCGCGGAGCGCCACTTTACGCTGCACCGCGAGGACGAGCGCATGATTTTCACCCTGCTCGGCAATGGGCATGCGGTGACCGAGGATGAGATGCTGGCGCTGCCTGCGGAACGCAAGGCCGAAATCGACCGCGCCGAGCAGGAGTTGCGCGTTGAGATCACGCGCTTCGTAGAGCGCATGCGGCCCAAGGAGCGGGCGGCTAACGAGGCGCTGACCCAGCTCAAGCACCGCACGGTCAAGCCGCTGGTCGAACACGAGGTCGGCAATATCCGTGCTGCCATGAAGCAGCAGATCAAGGATTCGCTCAAGCTGGGCGGCTATCTCGATGAGGTGGCACTGGACGTACTTGCTCATCTGGAGTTGTTCGGCAGCGAAGACGCCGAGCAGCAGGCGGACCTGGCGGACGTGCTGGCGCGCTATCGCGTCAACCTGGTGGTGGATAACTGTGGCTTGTCTGGTGCGCCGTCGCTGGTGGAGGATAACCCGCTGTTTCGTTCACTGTTCGGCAGCATCGAATACCAGGTGGAAAACGATGTGCTGGTAACGGATTTCTCGCGCATTAGGGCCGGCAGCCTGCTGCGCGCCCATGGCGGCTTTCTGCTGCTGCATCTGCGCGATTTGCTCGGCGATCCGCTGGTATGGGAAAAGCTGCGCCGCTTCCTGCGTAGCGGGCGCTTGCAGATCGAGGAGCCGGATACGCTCTACGCGCCCAACCCGGCGGTGTCGCTGGAGCCGGAGGCGGTGGACGTGGCGGTGAAGATCATCCTGGTCGGCAGCCGCGAGCATTATTACGAGCTGCAGGAGGAGGAGCCGGAGTTCGGGCGCCATTTCCGCATCAAGGTGGATTTTGCCGAGAGCTTCAAGGCGGGTGCTGACTCCCACCGCGCGGCGGCTATTTTTATCGCCCACACCTGCCGCCGCATGGGCTTGTCACACTTTTCCGCCGCCGCGGTGGCGCGCCTGCTGGAGGAAATGCACCGCGAGGCGGACGACCAGTTGCGGCTTTATGCCGTGTTCGCTTACCTGGAACAGCTGGTGACGGAGAGCGCGGCTCTGGCCGGCGGCGATCTGGTGCAACGCAGCCACGTGGATGCGGCGCTGGCGGCCAAGACCTGGCGCCACGATTACCCCGACCAGCGCCTGCACGAGTCGATTGCCGAAGGCGAATTGCTGATCGCGGTGCAGGGCGAACGGGTGGGGCGCATCAACGGCCTGACCCAGATCGACCTGGGCGACCACCGTTTCGGTATGCCGGTGTGCGTTTCGGCGCGCACTTTCCCCGGCAAGGAAGGGGTGCTCAACATCGAGCGCGAGGTGCAGATGTCCGGCCCGATCCACGACAAGGGCGTGTTCATCCTGCAGGCCTATTTCGCGACGCTGTTCGCCCATCTCGGACCGCTGTCGGTGAACGGTGCGCTGGTGTTCGAGCAGGAATACCACGGCGTGGAGGGCGATTCCGCCTCCTGCGCAGAGCTTTATGTCTTGCTCTCGAGCCTGTCCGGTCTGCCGATCCGCCAGGGGATCGCCGTTACCGGCGCGCTGAACCAGTTCGGCGAAGTGCTGCCGGTCGGCGGGCTGAACGAGAAGATTGAAGGCTTCTTCCGCGTCTGCAGTGAGGCCGGGCTGGACGGCACCCAGGGCGTGATCATACCGTCGCGCAATGTCTCGCAGCTGATGCTCAACGCGGAAGTGGTCGAGGCGGTCGAGCAGGGAAAATTCCACCTCCACGTCATCGACGAGGTGGGCGAGGCGCTGGAACTGCTCATGGGCGAGCCGGCCGGAGAGCTCGACGAAAACGGCATTTACCCGCACGGTAGCGTGCTGGGGCTGGCGCAGAAAACCTTGATGCATTACCGCCGCATCTGTCATCTGGCGGATCACCCCAAATCGGGGCGCAAGACGCGCCACGGGACATACTAG
- a CDS encoding DUF3301 domain-containing protein encodes MAAREAAEVAGKRACREEGVQFLDDTVAFAKLGFGRDGWGHLKLRRTYRFEFSDTGDNRLKGMVVMLGRKVETLDLERRYIEVMTPEVIRPQIPAWRWEGSRRPHHGHHSRDEEES; translated from the coding sequence ATGGCCGCGCGGGAAGCGGCCGAAGTCGCGGGCAAGCGGGCCTGCCGCGAGGAGGGCGTGCAGTTTCTCGACGATACCGTGGCCTTTGCCAAACTGGGCTTCGGCCGAGACGGCTGGGGCCACCTTAAGCTCCGCCGCACCTACCGCTTCGAGTTCAGCGACACCGGCGATAACCGGCTCAAAGGCATGGTGGTGATGCTGGGGCGCAAGGTGGAAACCCTGGATCTGGAACGCCGTTATATCGAGGTCATGACACCTGAAGTAATTCGACCTCAAATACCAGCGTGGCGTTGGGAGGGATCACGCCGCCCGCACCACGGGCACCATAGCCGAGATGAGGAGGAATCGTGA
- a CDS encoding FKBP-type peptidyl-prolyl cis-trans isomerase yields the protein MAEITTESGLIYEDVTPGTGDEAKAGQRVSVHYTGWLTDGTKFDSSKDRNDPFAFPLGAGHVIKGWDEGVQGMKTGGVRKLTIPPHLGYGARGAGGVIPPNATLVFEVELLQVS from the coding sequence ATGGCTGAAATCACCACCGAAAGCGGGCTGATCTACGAAGACGTTACCCCGGGCACAGGCGACGAAGCAAAGGCTGGCCAGCGGGTATCGGTGCATTATACCGGCTGGCTCACGGACGGCACCAAGTTCGATTCCAGCAAGGATCGCAACGACCCGTTCGCCTTCCCCCTCGGCGCCGGACACGTCATCAAGGGCTGGGACGAAGGCGTGCAGGGCATGAAAACGGGCGGCGTGCGCAAGCTCACGATTCCTCCTCATCTCGGCTATGGTGCCCGTGGTGCGGGCGGCGTGATCCCTCCCAACGCCACGCTGGTATTTGAGGTCGAATTACTTCAGGTGTCATGA
- a CDS encoding ParA family protein, with product MTIIAVFNQKGGVGKTTTSLNLVGALARGGLDPLAIDLDPQAHLTIIGDVPVASGTDSMFGFYTEASSLSELVRKFPIGGNIIPSHMELSKVDALQGKGLKSVMRLRNAIQAEMLEHEGAPIVIDCCPMLNVLSLNAIFASRKLLVPISADFLSVKGAIQLENTLKALEHVVKKRIERRYVVTRFDSRRRMAHDIVSQLRERFGAELCTTHITENVSLAESPAYNKDVFTHAPHSQGAKDYDALVTELAETGFL from the coding sequence ATGACCATTATCGCAGTCTTCAATCAAAAGGGTGGTGTCGGCAAGACCACTACCAGTCTCAACCTTGTGGGCGCACTGGCGCGCGGCGGGCTCGACCCGCTGGCCATCGACCTCGATCCGCAGGCCCACCTCACCATCATCGGTGACGTGCCGGTGGCTTCCGGCACGGACAGCATGTTCGGCTTCTATACCGAAGCCAGCTCCCTGTCCGAACTGGTGCGCAAGTTCCCCATCGGCGGCAACATCATTCCTTCGCACATGGAGCTGTCCAAGGTGGACGCCCTCCAGGGCAAGGGCCTCAAGTCGGTGATGCGCCTCAGGAACGCCATCCAGGCGGAGATGCTGGAGCACGAGGGCGCGCCGATCGTGATCGACTGCTGCCCCATGCTCAACGTGCTGTCGCTCAACGCCATTTTCGCCTCGCGTAAGTTGCTGGTGCCGATTTCGGCGGATTTTCTCTCGGTGAAGGGGGCGATCCAGCTGGAGAACACCCTCAAGGCGCTCGAGCATGTGGTGAAAAAACGCATCGAGCGGCGCTACGTAGTGACTCGCTTCGACTCGCGGCGCCGCATGGCGCACGATATCGTGTCGCAGCTGCGCGAGCGTTTCGGCGCCGAGTTGTGCACTACCCACATCACGGAAAACGTCAGCCTGGCGGAAAGCCCGGCCTACAACAAGGATGTCTTTACCCATGCGCCGCACAGCCAGGGTGCGAAGGATTACGATGCCCTGGTGACGGAGCTGGCGGAAACCGGTTTCCTCTGA
- a CDS encoding EAL domain-containing protein produces the protein MFKRNSSFIIATGFGIAVALMLAITFIGTSRMYAIKGEMEAIVSQNSAQTEYVSTMRAVARERVVNLYAMTMLEDPFAKDEAFQRYQSLANDFIAARIRLEKMQLNQAERGALQDALRLVGMASEYQQQVAELVMENDTPAAHRILLQKVIPVQDKIFVQYSHLLDMQAQSTRRAMAAADEAFRFATLIMQLSGAGAVLVVLGFSAYVIRRTRRIEDALFQEKELAQVTLHSIGDAVITTDEKGQVDYLNAVAEIMTGWTLSEARGKALREVFHVVDEATREQITHLASHALPDGEVVGLKSQSLLLRRGDGKEFTVEDRLSPICNRDGDVIGSVVVFHDVSQARHMANQLSWQASHDALTGLLNRREFERLLQELVDNAVLDGKHHAVLFMDLDQFKVVNDTCGHMAGDELLRQLVAVFVARGRDSDVVARIGGDEFGMLLYGCPLEPALRLANEIREAVLGFRFMWQDKSFEVGISIGLVEITASSGNPATVMSNADAACYAAKEGGRNRVQVYLEDDIELARRHGEMQWISRISKAFEEDRFRLYYQEIAAVMPHQRDTQHFEVLLRMLDEEGKLVPPDAFIPAAERYNLMPTVDRWVIRTLFSSRSAEWRRLWEEYEDKEEPFPVLCAVNLSATSFNDDMFPAFLKEQFEYYRMPPQALCLEITETSAIANLNKASNFMRELSKLGCRFALDDFGSGMSSFAYLKDLPVHYLKIDGAFVRGMDKNPVNHAMVEAIAHIASVMGIETVAEFVEDRALIEKLAILGVDYAQGYGIHKPAPMEGIDYGQTRS, from the coding sequence GTGTTTAAGCGCAATTCCTCCTTCATCATCGCCACCGGTTTCGGCATCGCCGTCGCGCTGATGCTGGCCATCACCTTTATCGGTACTTCCCGGATGTACGCCATCAAGGGCGAGATGGAAGCGATCGTGAGCCAGAACAGTGCCCAAACCGAATATGTGTCTACCATGCGCGCTGTGGCACGGGAGCGGGTTGTCAACCTGTATGCCATGACCATGCTGGAGGATCCTTTCGCGAAGGATGAGGCTTTCCAGCGCTACCAGAGCCTGGCCAACGATTTTATTGCAGCGCGCATCCGGCTGGAGAAAATGCAACTTAACCAGGCGGAGCGCGGTGCGCTGCAGGATGCGCTGCGCCTCGTCGGCATGGCCTCGGAATATCAGCAACAGGTGGCGGAACTGGTGATGGAAAACGACACCCCCGCAGCCCACCGTATTCTGCTGCAAAAGGTCATCCCGGTGCAGGACAAGATATTCGTGCAGTATTCCCACCTGCTCGACATGCAGGCGCAGTCGACACGGCGGGCGATGGCGGCGGCCGATGAGGCTTTCCGTTTCGCCACGCTGATCATGCAATTGAGCGGGGCGGGCGCGGTGCTGGTGGTGCTGGGCTTTTCCGCTTATGTCATCCGGCGCACGCGCCGGATCGAGGATGCCTTGTTCCAGGAAAAAGAGCTGGCGCAAGTCACGCTGCATTCCATCGGCGATGCGGTGATTACCACCGATGAAAAAGGGCAGGTGGATTATCTCAATGCCGTGGCCGAGATAATGACCGGCTGGACCCTTTCGGAAGCGCGCGGCAAGGCGCTGCGCGAGGTATTCCATGTGGTGGATGAAGCGACGCGGGAGCAGATCACGCATCTCGCCAGCCATGCGCTGCCGGACGGCGAAGTAGTCGGGCTCAAGAGCCAGTCGCTGCTGCTGCGGCGCGGCGATGGCAAGGAATTTACCGTCGAGGACCGCTTGTCGCCGATCTGCAACCGCGACGGCGACGTGATCGGCTCAGTGGTGGTGTTCCACGACGTGTCCCAGGCACGCCACATGGCCAACCAGCTTTCCTGGCAGGCGTCCCACGATGCCCTGACCGGCCTGCTCAACCGGCGCGAGTTCGAACGCCTGCTGCAGGAACTGGTCGATAATGCTGTCTTGGATGGCAAGCATCACGCCGTGCTGTTCATGGACCTGGACCAGTTCAAGGTGGTCAACGATACCTGCGGCCACATGGCGGGAGATGAACTGCTGCGCCAGCTGGTGGCGGTGTTCGTGGCGCGCGGCCGTGATTCCGACGTGGTGGCGCGCATTGGCGGAGACGAATTCGGCATGCTGCTGTACGGCTGCCCGCTGGAACCAGCTTTGCGTCTGGCAAACGAGATTCGCGAGGCGGTGCTGGGTTTTCGTTTCATGTGGCAGGACAAATCCTTTGAAGTCGGCATCAGCATCGGCCTGGTTGAGATAACCGCGTCGAGCGGCAACCCCGCCACGGTGATGAGCAATGCGGACGCAGCCTGTTATGCCGCCAAGGAGGGGGGGCGCAACCGCGTGCAGGTCTACCTGGAAGATGACATCGAACTGGCGAGACGGCACGGCGAAATGCAATGGATCTCGCGCATCAGCAAGGCTTTCGAGGAAGATCGTTTCCGCCTTTATTACCAGGAAATCGCGGCGGTGATGCCGCACCAGCGGGACACGCAGCATTTCGAAGTATTGTTGCGCATGCTCGATGAAGAAGGGAAGCTGGTTCCGCCAGACGCATTCATTCCGGCCGCCGAGCGTTACAACTTGATGCCGACCGTAGACCGCTGGGTGATCCGCACCCTGTTCAGCTCGCGTAGCGCGGAATGGCGCCGCTTGTGGGAGGAATACGAAGACAAGGAGGAACCTTTCCCGGTCCTGTGCGCGGTGAATCTTTCCGCTACCAGCTTCAACGATGACATGTTCCCGGCGTTTCTCAAGGAGCAGTTCGAGTATTACCGCATGCCGCCCCAGGCGTTGTGTCTCGAAATCACGGAAACTTCCGCGATCGCCAATCTCAACAAGGCTTCGAACTTCATGCGCGAGCTCTCCAAATTGGGGTGCAGATTCGCGCTCGACGATTTCGGCAGCGGCATGTCTTCCTTCGCCTATCTCAAGGATCTCCCGGTGCACTATCTGAAAATCGACGGTGCTTTCGTGCGCGGCATGGACAAGAACCCGGTCAACCACGCCATGGTCGAGGCGATCGCCCATATCGCCAGCGTCATGGGCATCGAAACCGTGGCGGAATTCGTCGAGGACCGGGCGCTGATCGAGAAGCTCGCGATTCTGGGCGTGGACTACGCCCAGGGTTATGGCATCCACAAACCGGCGCCGATGGAAGGTATCGACTATGGTCAGACACGCTCTTAA